One genomic region from Tachysurus fulvidraco isolate hzauxx_2018 chromosome 14, HZAU_PFXX_2.0, whole genome shotgun sequence encodes:
- the nras gene encoding GTPase NRas produces the protein MTEYKLVVVGAGGVGKSALTIQLIQNHFVDEYDPTIEDSYRKQVVIDGETCLLDILDTAGQEEYSAMRDQYMRTGEGFLCVFAINNTKSFADVHLYREQIKRVKDSDDVPMVLVGNKCDLARTVDTKQAQELARSYGIEFVETSAKTRQGVEDAFYTLVREIRHYRMKKLNSREDRKQGCLGVSCEVM, from the exons ATGACCGAGTATAAGCTGGTGGTGGTTGGAGCAGGAGGTGTAGGGAAGAGCGCACTTACCATCCAGCTCATCCAGAATCACTTTGTGGACGAATATGACCCCACTATAGAG GACTCGTATAGGAAGCAGGTGGTGATAGATGGGGAGACTTGTTTGCTGGACATCCTGGACACCGCAGGACAGGAGGAATATAGTGCCATGAGGGACCAGTACATGAGGACAGGCGAGGGCTTCCTCTGCGTGTTCGCCATCAACAACACCAAGTCTTTTGCCGATGTGCATTTGTATAG GGAGCAGATCAAGCGAGTAAAGGACTCTGATGATGTGCCCATGGTCTTAGTTGGAAACAAATGTGATTTGGCCAGAACCGTCGACACCAAGCAGGCTCAGGAACTAGCCAGGAGCTACGGCATTGAATTTGTAGAAACTTCAGCCAAGACCAGACAG GGAGTTGAGGATGCTTTTTACACCTTGGTCCGGGAGATCCGTCATTATCGCATGAAGAAACTCAACAGCAGGGAGGACAGGAAACAGGGTTGTCTCGGAG